A genomic segment from Agromyces sp. CF514 encodes:
- a CDS encoding amidohydrolase: MTITAPETAAARDRGIDPDGARLEASVTAAVEARRHELVALSHAIGEDPELAFEEHRAAERVAVALEANGFDVTRGAYGLPTAVEGVYGTGDVTVAVVSEYDALPGVGHGCGHNLIAAAGVGAAIGLRAVADELGIRVKLLGSPAEELGGGKILMLREGAWNDTTFSLMVHGGGADQYRTAPMTTMALERIIVRFTGVPAHAAAGPHEGVNAGDAATLTQVALGLLRQQLKRGTVLSSFVRNAGEAANIIPAHAELEIEMRSGNAEDWAVVRRRVRECLAGAAQATGCTLEIELPELPYGVLKQDERLAEHFDDVLRELGYEVKDLPDGPQGSTDMADVSQYLPAIHPMISIRGIDANTPGHSPEYAALARTPEADVAVIDGAIGLALAAVRVAADPEHRAELIAAQAVRGPFAWED, encoded by the coding sequence ATGACCATCACCGCACCCGAGACCGCAGCCGCCCGCGACCGCGGGATCGATCCCGACGGCGCCCGCCTCGAGGCATCCGTCACGGCAGCCGTCGAGGCACGTCGCCACGAACTCGTCGCCCTGAGCCACGCCATCGGCGAGGACCCCGAGCTCGCCTTCGAGGAGCACCGCGCGGCCGAGCGCGTCGCGGTGGCCCTCGAGGCGAACGGCTTCGACGTCACGCGCGGGGCCTACGGGCTGCCGACCGCGGTCGAGGGCGTCTACGGCACCGGCGACGTCACGGTCGCCGTGGTCTCGGAGTACGACGCGCTGCCGGGCGTGGGCCACGGCTGCGGGCACAACCTCATCGCCGCCGCGGGCGTCGGCGCCGCGATCGGCTTGCGGGCCGTCGCCGACGAGCTCGGCATCCGCGTGAAGCTGCTCGGGTCGCCCGCTGAGGAGCTCGGCGGCGGAAAGATCCTGATGCTGCGCGAAGGGGCGTGGAACGACACCACGTTCTCGCTCATGGTGCACGGCGGCGGTGCGGACCAGTACCGTACGGCGCCCATGACGACGATGGCGCTCGAGCGCATCATCGTGCGCTTCACGGGCGTGCCCGCCCACGCCGCGGCCGGACCCCACGAAGGCGTCAACGCGGGTGACGCCGCGACGCTCACCCAGGTCGCGCTGGGCCTGCTGCGCCAGCAGCTCAAGCGAGGCACCGTGCTCTCGTCGTTCGTGCGCAACGCCGGCGAGGCGGCGAACATCATCCCCGCGCACGCCGAGCTCGAGATCGAGATGCGCTCGGGGAACGCCGAGGACTGGGCGGTCGTGCGCCGACGCGTGCGCGAGTGCCTCGCCGGCGCCGCGCAGGCCACGGGTTGCACGCTGGAGATCGAGCTGCCCGAGCTGCCGTACGGCGTGCTGAAGCAGGACGAGCGCCTCGCCGAGCACTTCGACGACGTGCTGCGCGAGCTCGGCTACGAGGTGAAGGACCTGCCCGACGGTCCGCAGGGATCGACGGACATGGCGGATGTCTCGCAGTACCTGCCTGCGATCCACCCGATGATCTCGATCAGGGGCATCGACGCGAACACACCCGGCCACAGTCCGGAGTACGCCGCGCTCGCGCGCACGCCGGAGGCGGATGTCGCGGTCATCGACGGCGCGATCGGGCTGGCGCTCGCCGCGGTCAGGGTCGCGGCCGACCCGGAGCACCGGGCCGAGCTGATCGCGGCGCAGGCCGTGCGCGGACCGTTCGCCTGGGAGGACTGA
- a CDS encoding MFS transporter produces the protein MRTFMQVLVNTAIANVTTSFLWFALTFWVYLETRSVLATGIIGGAYMLLIAFFAMLFGSIVDRHRKLQVMVFSSFVTLGAFVIAGVLYLLQPESSLVDLGGPWFWAFSGIILLGAVVEHMRNIALSTTVTLLVPVERHANANGLVGTVQGIAFIVTSVFSGLAIGLLGMGWTLVIAIGLTLVALVHLMFLRVPEARPVPAEGERASTIDLKGSIAAVRAAPGLFALIIFSTFNNLIGGVYMALMDPYGLTLFPVEAWGIVLGVSATGFVIGGLVIAKFGLGRNPIRTMLLLVVGMGVLGALFTIREWWVLYGVGIWLYMAIIPAVEAAEQTVIQKVVPFGRQGRVFGFAAAIESAAAPITAFLIAPIAEFVIIPYMNTDAGQQAWGWLLGEGEARGIALVFLISGLAMVVLALLAFTTRSYRVLSAEYQGNEASAPDPDAGGGAAEGTSADAAQRSA, from the coding sequence ATGCGCACGTTCATGCAGGTGCTCGTGAACACGGCGATCGCGAACGTCACGACGAGCTTCCTCTGGTTCGCGCTCACGTTCTGGGTCTACCTCGAGACCCGCTCGGTGCTCGCGACCGGCATCATCGGCGGCGCGTACATGCTGCTCATCGCCTTCTTCGCGATGCTGTTCGGCTCGATCGTCGACCGTCATCGCAAGCTGCAGGTGATGGTCTTCTCGAGCTTTGTCACGCTCGGGGCGTTCGTGATCGCCGGCGTGCTCTACCTGCTGCAGCCCGAGTCGTCGCTCGTCGACCTCGGCGGCCCCTGGTTCTGGGCGTTCTCGGGCATCATCCTGCTCGGCGCCGTCGTCGAGCACATGCGCAACATCGCCCTGTCGACCACGGTGACCCTGCTCGTTCCGGTCGAGCGGCACGCCAACGCCAACGGCCTCGTCGGCACCGTGCAGGGCATCGCCTTCATCGTCACGAGCGTGTTCAGCGGGCTCGCGATCGGGCTGCTCGGCATGGGCTGGACCCTGGTCATCGCGATCGGGCTCACGCTCGTCGCGCTCGTGCACCTGATGTTCCTGCGGGTTCCCGAAGCGCGGCCCGTGCCGGCCGAGGGCGAGCGGGCTTCGACCATCGACCTCAAGGGAAGCATCGCCGCCGTGCGAGCCGCGCCCGGCCTGTTCGCCCTGATCATCTTCTCGACGTTCAACAACCTCATCGGCGGCGTCTACATGGCGCTCATGGATCCCTACGGCCTGACGCTCTTCCCCGTCGAGGCCTGGGGCATCGTGCTCGGCGTCTCGGCGACCGGGTTCGTCATCGGCGGCCTGGTGATCGCGAAGTTCGGCCTGGGCAGGAACCCGATCCGCACGATGCTGCTGCTCGTCGTGGGCATGGGCGTGCTCGGCGCGCTCTTCACGATCCGCGAGTGGTGGGTGCTCTACGGCGTCGGCATCTGGTTGTACATGGCGATCATCCCCGCCGTCGAGGCCGCCGAGCAGACGGTCATCCAGAAGGTCGTGCCGTTCGGCCGTCAGGGCCGCGTCTTCGGGTTCGCGGCGGCGATCGAGTCGGCTGCCGCTCCGATCACGGCGTTCCTCATCGCGCCCATCGCCGAGTTCGTCATCATCCCCTACATGAACACGGATGCCGGACAGCAGGCGTGGGGCTGGCTGCTCGGCGAGGGCGAGGCGAGGGGCATCGCCCTCGTGTTCCTCATCTCGGGGCTCGCGATGGTCGTGCTCGCGCTCCTCGCGTTCACGACGCGCTCGTACCGCGTGCTCTCGGCGGAGTACCAGGGCAACGAGGCGTCGGCTCCCGATCCCGATGCCGGCGGCGGAGCGGCCGAAGGCACCTCCGCCGACGCGGCTCAGCGCAGCGCGTAG
- a CDS encoding dihydrofolate reductase family protein: MGRLIVEQVVTLDGYAADPDGGIDFFEALVRPGADGEVDFNDAEQLAYVGQADAILLGATTYRMFADYWPGVDPAVEQVAELIDRLPKFAVSNTLPNAPWGDGEIEVLRGDGVEAAAEVKQRFATVLVWGSLTLTDALLGAGLVDELHLRVVPALLGAGRSFAPPRIADRALEFRHVEARPGGVVNLTYALR; encoded by the coding sequence ATGGGCCGCCTCATCGTCGAACAGGTCGTCACGCTCGACGGCTATGCCGCAGACCCCGACGGCGGCATCGACTTCTTCGAGGCGCTCGTGCGCCCGGGCGCCGACGGCGAGGTCGACTTCAACGACGCCGAGCAGCTCGCCTATGTCGGTCAGGCCGATGCGATCCTCCTCGGCGCCACCACCTATCGCATGTTCGCCGACTACTGGCCGGGGGTCGACCCCGCGGTCGAGCAGGTCGCAGAGCTCATCGACCGGCTGCCCAAGTTCGCGGTCTCGAACACGCTGCCCAACGCCCCATGGGGTGACGGCGAGATCGAGGTCCTCCGCGGCGACGGCGTCGAGGCGGCCGCCGAGGTGAAGCAGCGGTTCGCCACGGTGCTCGTCTGGGGAAGCCTCACCCTCACCGACGCCCTGCTCGGCGCCGGACTCGTCGACGAACTCCACCTGCGCGTCGTGCCCGCGCTCTTGGGAGCCGGGCGCTCGTTCGCGCCGCCTCGCATCGCCGACCGCGCCCTCGAGTTCCGGCACGTCGAGGCACGGCCGGGCGGAGTCGTGAACCTGACCTACGCGCTGCGCTGA
- a CDS encoding SRPBCC domain-containing protein codes for MPEQTATGSKQFTITRVFDAPREVVWNAWTDPDEAAAWWHPRGIETPRESVEIDARPGGNYRYTMIAPDGTTYPTVGVYREITPPSRLVFTWGSPGDADDELPVISIDLAVHGVDGDQTLMTFHVQGIDGAPGDSNVYDGWDSAFDLLVERLDSGVR; via the coding sequence ATGCCTGAGCAGACCGCCACCGGATCGAAGCAGTTCACCATCACCCGCGTCTTCGACGCACCGCGCGAGGTCGTCTGGAACGCATGGACCGACCCCGACGAGGCCGCCGCCTGGTGGCATCCTCGGGGTATCGAGACCCCCCGGGAGTCGGTCGAGATCGACGCTCGCCCCGGCGGCAACTACCGCTACACGATGATCGCGCCCGACGGCACGACCTATCCCACCGTCGGCGTGTACCGCGAGATCACGCCGCCCTCGCGCCTCGTCTTCACCTGGGGCTCCCCCGGCGACGCCGACGACGAACTGCCGGTCATCTCGATCGACCTCGCCGTGCATGGCGTCGATGGCGACCAGACCCTCATGACCTTCCACGTGCAGGGCATCGACGGCGCCCCGGGCGACTCGAACGTCTACGACGGCTGGGACTCCGCGTTCGACCTGCTCGTCGAACGCCTCGATTCCGGAGTCCGCTGA
- a CDS encoding helix-turn-helix transcriptional regulator, whose product MGDAHDELSIVFQALADPTRREILSRLREGPTTVGDLAEPFAISRPAISQHLKVLERAGLIERTTNAQWRTCTLRTEPLDEASAWVDRHRGEWNERFDLLSERLRALKGQTDA is encoded by the coding sequence TTGGGTGATGCGCACGACGAGCTCAGCATCGTGTTCCAGGCGCTCGCCGACCCGACGCGACGCGAGATCCTCTCGCGCCTGCGCGAAGGGCCGACGACCGTCGGAGACCTGGCCGAGCCGTTCGCGATCAGCCGCCCTGCGATCTCGCAGCACCTCAAGGTGCTCGAACGGGCCGGGCTCATCGAGCGCACCACGAACGCCCAGTGGCGCACCTGCACCCTCCGCACCGAACCGCTCGACGAGGCATCCGCCTGGGTCGATCGACACCGCGGTGAATGGAACGAGCGCTTCGACCTGCTGAGCGAACGACTCCGAGCATTGAAAGGACAGACGGATGCCTGA
- a CDS encoding trans-aconitate 2-methyltransferase, which yields MHASDRQLVDNWTEMVDGPVLDAGCGPGHWTGYLVGRGLDARGIDLVPEFLAHARATHPGVRFDTGSIDRIEQPDGSLGGVLSWFSTIHHDPSRIPAPIAEFARVLRPGGALVLGFFEGPSIERFDHAVTTAYRWPAPELHLLLEASGFEILETHLRSGRGHRPLGAILCRLPSEQVD from the coding sequence GTGCACGCCTCAGACCGACAGCTCGTCGACAACTGGACCGAGATGGTCGACGGACCCGTGCTCGACGCGGGCTGCGGGCCGGGGCATTGGACGGGCTACCTGGTCGGCCGCGGACTCGACGCCCGCGGCATCGACCTCGTTCCCGAGTTCCTCGCGCACGCTCGAGCCACCCACCCGGGCGTCAGGTTCGACACCGGGAGCATCGACCGGATCGAGCAGCCCGACGGCTCGCTCGGCGGCGTGCTCTCGTGGTTCTCGACGATCCACCACGATCCGTCGCGCATCCCAGCGCCGATCGCAGAGTTCGCACGGGTGCTGCGCCCGGGCGGGGCGCTCGTGCTCGGTTTCTTCGAGGGGCCGTCGATCGAACGATTCGACCACGCCGTCACGACCGCGTACCGGTGGCCGGCGCCCGAGCTGCACCTGCTTCTCGAGGCGAGCGGCTTCGAGATCCTCGAGACCCACCTGCGATCCGGCCGAGGTCATCGCCCGCTGGGCGCGATCCTCTGCCGCCTGCCGAGCGAGCAGGTCGACTGA
- a CDS encoding VOC family protein produces the protein MPVTGPDFISLQTRDLAASQAFYEQYLGLVRSESGPPHAVVFETAPIAFALRDLVPGTDLASVAQPGIGAAIWLHATDVQAIHDALVAAGHAIVSGPIDGPFGRTFTFADPDGYHVTLHDRA, from the coding sequence ATGCCCGTCACCGGCCCCGACTTCATCTCCCTCCAGACCCGCGATCTCGCCGCGTCGCAGGCGTTCTACGAGCAGTACCTCGGCCTCGTGCGCTCGGAGTCCGGCCCGCCCCACGCCGTCGTCTTCGAGACGGCGCCGATCGCATTCGCGCTCCGAGACCTCGTTCCCGGCACCGACCTCGCCTCGGTGGCCCAGCCGGGCATCGGGGCGGCGATCTGGTTGCACGCCACCGACGTCCAGGCCATCCACGACGCACTGGTCGCCGCGGGCCACGCGATCGTCTCCGGCCCGATCGACGGCCCGTTCGGCCGAACCTTCACCTTCGCCGACCCCGACGGCTACCACGTCACGCTGCACGACCGGGCCTAG
- a CDS encoding MarR family winged helix-turn-helix transcriptional regulator produces the protein MSQGGVDLETSLGYLLKEAATALRTAMEAVLRPLGMTVTHYSCLELLAQRPGLSNSELARGAFVTRQSMNVLLQSLERDGFVTRPAEARVGKVLPTRLTPLGRRSLEQATIAVRNVELRMLAGMSSEEQAGARRILRNMIHSLRDGDGDGHGGDA, from the coding sequence ATGAGTCAAGGTGGAGTCGACCTCGAGACGTCGCTGGGCTACCTGTTGAAGGAGGCGGCGACCGCACTCCGCACGGCCATGGAGGCGGTGCTGCGCCCGCTGGGCATGACGGTGACCCACTACTCGTGCCTCGAGCTGCTCGCGCAACGCCCCGGCCTGTCCAACTCCGAGCTCGCGCGAGGGGCGTTCGTCACGCGGCAGTCCATGAACGTGCTGCTGCAGTCCCTCGAGCGGGACGGATTCGTGACGCGACCGGCAGAGGCCCGCGTCGGCAAGGTGCTCCCGACCCGACTCACCCCGCTCGGCCGACGGAGCCTCGAGCAGGCGACCATCGCCGTGCGGAACGTCGAGCTCAGGATGCTGGCGGGCATGTCGTCCGAGGAGCAGGCCGGCGCGCGGAGGATCCTGCGCAACATGATCCACTCGCTGCGCGACGGCGACGGCGACGGCCACGGCGGGGACGCCTGA
- a CDS encoding response regulator transcription factor has product MSIRVLVVDDQSLVRAGFRTILDSEDGIEVVGEAADGAAAVAQVSALAPDVVCMDVQMPGMDGLEATRRITADATSATAVLVLTTFNREDYLFEALEAGASGFLLKNSSPEQLIEAVQVVARGDALLSPDVTRRVIEAVGRRSSRTDAAAAAARPSTLAASAAPTAPARPAAPPAPPVPDSGRRAEPLPDAGEHGANGARGPEFEPPELATLTEREREVLELLAEGISNAEIAQRMWVGEATVKTHVSKVLMKLGLRDRVHAVVYAYEHGIVRPSA; this is encoded by the coding sequence GTGAGCATCCGCGTGCTCGTCGTCGACGACCAGAGCCTCGTGCGGGCCGGATTCCGCACGATCCTCGACTCCGAAGACGGCATCGAGGTCGTCGGCGAGGCGGCCGATGGCGCCGCGGCGGTCGCCCAGGTCTCCGCCCTCGCACCCGACGTGGTCTGCATGGACGTGCAGATGCCCGGCATGGACGGGCTCGAGGCCACCCGGCGCATCACGGCCGACGCGACATCCGCTACGGCCGTGCTCGTGCTCACGACGTTCAACCGCGAGGACTACCTCTTCGAGGCGCTCGAGGCCGGCGCGAGCGGGTTCCTGCTGAAGAACTCGAGCCCCGAGCAGCTCATCGAGGCCGTGCAGGTCGTCGCCCGCGGTGACGCGCTGCTCTCGCCCGACGTCACGCGGCGGGTCATCGAAGCCGTCGGGCGTCGTTCGAGCCGAACGGATGCCGCGGCGGCAGCCGCACGCCCATCGACGCTCGCAGCCTCCGCCGCGCCGACCGCGCCTGCCCGACCCGCCGCACCGCCGGCACCCCCCGTACCGGATTCAGGACGACGCGCCGAACCACTCCCCGATGCCGGCGAGCACGGCGCGAACGGCGCACGAGGTCCCGAGTTCGAGCCGCCCGAGCTCGCGACGCTCACCGAGCGCGAGCGCGAGGTGCTCGAACTGCTCGCCGAGGGCATCTCGAACGCCGAGATCGCCCAGCGCATGTGGGTGGGCGAGGCCACCGTGAAGACCCACGTGTCGAAGGTGCTCATGAAGCTCGGACTTCGCGACCGCGTGCACGCCGTGGTCTACGCCTACGAGCACGGGATCGTGCGGCCCTCCGCCTGA
- a CDS encoding sensor histidine kinase, translating into MSATVPPPVIDGVEWVRPHPDRRAYRHDVVLALVLAAAAGASVMLYRITGITENGPWWGAALWVVGMTLPLAARRRWPEIVAIVASAVFVAGSVAGVVELLFSNIALFIAIYTVGAWGRSRVRANLVRGAIVIGMFGWLFWGLITSSFAQDFLPELDRDGLLSPFVAYGLINVLTNLLYFGGAWYFGDAAYRSARARAELEQRTAELAAERERTRSQAVALERLRIARELHDVVAHHVSVIGVQAGAARRVLAKDPDAAAASLSSIESSARDAVEELHGLLGTLRGAGDTGAIEIGTGAAASASSRSSDDEPATTSTSTRGIDRIEELVAESAASGLPVTFSVVGDGRPVSAVVELSAYRIAQEALTNVRKHAGSSATAEVRVRWDPDALEVEVTNTGTATRVAAPSAASASSIVRPPVGDRAAGGATGQAGGLGQLGMRERVGAAGGSLEVGPRARGGYLVRARFPLRREEARS; encoded by the coding sequence ATGAGCGCCACCGTTCCACCGCCCGTGATCGACGGGGTCGAATGGGTGCGCCCGCACCCCGACCGCCGCGCGTATCGCCACGACGTCGTGCTCGCACTCGTGCTCGCGGCGGCCGCCGGTGCCAGCGTCATGCTCTACCGCATCACCGGCATCACCGAGAACGGCCCGTGGTGGGGCGCGGCGCTCTGGGTGGTCGGCATGACCCTGCCGCTCGCCGCACGTCGGCGCTGGCCCGAGATCGTCGCGATCGTGGCCTCAGCGGTGTTCGTCGCCGGTTCGGTCGCCGGCGTGGTCGAACTGCTCTTCTCGAACATCGCGCTCTTCATCGCGATCTACACCGTCGGCGCCTGGGGTCGATCGCGGGTCAGGGCGAACCTCGTGCGCGGCGCCATCGTGATCGGCATGTTCGGCTGGCTGTTCTGGGGCCTCATCACCTCGTCGTTCGCGCAGGACTTCCTCCCCGAGCTCGACCGCGACGGCCTTCTCTCGCCGTTCGTCGCCTACGGCCTCATCAACGTGCTCACGAACCTGCTCTACTTCGGCGGTGCATGGTACTTCGGGGACGCCGCGTACCGGTCCGCGCGGGCGAGGGCCGAACTCGAGCAGCGCACCGCCGAACTGGCCGCCGAGCGCGAGCGCACGCGGAGCCAGGCCGTCGCGCTCGAGCGGCTGCGCATCGCGCGCGAGCTGCACGACGTCGTCGCGCACCACGTCTCGGTCATCGGCGTGCAGGCGGGTGCCGCCAGGCGGGTGCTCGCGAAGGATCCGGATGCCGCGGCCGCCTCGCTCTCGTCGATCGAGTCGAGTGCTCGCGACGCCGTCGAAGAGCTGCACGGGCTGCTCGGCACCCTGCGCGGCGCGGGCGACACCGGCGCGATCGAGATCGGCACCGGCGCCGCCGCCTCCGCGAGCTCACGAAGCTCCGACGACGAGCCGGCGACCACGAGCACGTCCACCCGCGGTATCGACCGCATCGAGGAGCTCGTCGCCGAGTCGGCTGCGAGCGGCCTGCCCGTGACGTTCTCGGTCGTCGGCGACGGCCGCCCGGTCTCGGCGGTCGTCGAGCTCAGCGCCTACCGCATCGCGCAGGAGGCGCTGACGAACGTGCGCAAGCACGCCGGATCGTCGGCGACCGCCGAAGTTCGCGTGCGCTGGGATCCCGACGCCCTCGAGGTCGAGGTCACGAACACCGGAACGGCGACGCGGGTCGCGGCGCCGTCTGCGGCATCCGCGTCATCGATCGTGCGCCCGCCCGTCGGCGACCGGGCTGCGGGCGGCGCGACCGGTCAGGCCGGCGGCCTGGGTCAGCTCGGCATGCGCGAACGCGTCGGCGCCGCGGGCGGCAGCCTCGAGGTCGGCCCCCGCGCGCGCGGCGGCTACCTCGTGCGCGCCCGGTTCCCGCTGCGACGCGAGGAGGCGCGCTCGTGA
- a CDS encoding emopamil-binding family protein: MTAATPPQTAADAGPGAAASVALADPCRPPNLRLRDRPFDWFFIVMFSLFTITSLISDLLPSIGVDFSQPSSNFFVNSNWWYAHDTDPLFMEPPTWMRIVTGLSAFVYMPFYIVLVISLVRGLNWIQLPSVIYATMISTITGIIVFGVEFFGEPEWVTPNPVKFLAFNLPYVLVPIVLLVRMRKPLPFARRF; this comes from the coding sequence ATGACCGCCGCGACCCCGCCCCAGACCGCCGCCGACGCCGGGCCGGGCGCAGCGGCATCCGTCGCCCTCGCCGACCCGTGCCGCCCGCCGAACCTGCGCCTGCGCGACCGGCCGTTCGACTGGTTCTTCATCGTGATGTTCTCGCTGTTCACGATCACGAGCCTGATCAGCGACCTGCTGCCGTCGATCGGCGTGGACTTCTCGCAGCCGTCGTCGAACTTCTTCGTGAACTCGAACTGGTGGTACGCGCACGACACCGACCCGCTGTTCATGGAGCCGCCGACGTGGATGCGCATCGTGACCGGCCTGTCGGCGTTCGTCTACATGCCCTTCTACATCGTGCTCGTGATCTCGCTCGTGCGCGGCCTCAACTGGATCCAGCTGCCGAGCGTCATCTACGCGACCATGATCTCGACGATCACGGGCATCATCGTGTTCGGCGTGGAGTTCTTCGGCGAGCCCGAGTGGGTCACGCCGAACCCGGTCAAGTTCCTCGCGTTCAACCTGCCGTACGTGCTCGTGCCGATCGTGCTGCTGGTGCGCATGCGCAAGCCGCTGCCCTTCGCGCGACGGTTCTGA
- a CDS encoding FAD-binding oxidoreductase, with amino-acid sequence MTDAVPPTSNAPDTSEIVAELQRLLRADQVLTDAAALAEYAHDDAEWAPFETPLAVVLAEHDDDVVAVVRLAAASGARVVPRGAGTGLSGGANAVAGGIVLSLERMTRIVAIDAAERFAVAEAGVVNDTLRLAVAEQGLWYPPDPASYRISTIGGNAATNAGGICCVKYGVTRDYVLGLRVVLADGEIVDLGRRTAKGVTGFDLTALMVGSEGTLGIITRVTVKLLPLAGREERAIVGAFPSLVSAGEAVAAISASGIVPSALEILDRTCVEAVDAWQGLGLPHGVDTLLLAKVDEVGALGERHAASVAGLMAEAGALSVEQAFEADEVDRLFIARRLAYPALERLGPVLTEDICVPRGAVPAMLARIQAAAAEYDVVIANIAHAGDGNLHPLIIAPEGDDAAKARAKLAFDRIVDECRELGGTVTGEHGVGLLKLPGARAELGDRVLAMHAAIKQALDPKGTLNPGKGF; translated from the coding sequence ATGACCGACGCCGTGCCGCCCACCTCGAACGCGCCCGACACCTCGGAGATCGTCGCCGAGCTGCAGCGGCTGCTCCGCGCCGACCAGGTGCTGACGGATGCCGCGGCGCTCGCCGAGTACGCGCACGACGACGCCGAGTGGGCGCCGTTCGAGACGCCGCTCGCCGTGGTGCTCGCCGAGCACGACGACGACGTGGTGGCCGTGGTGCGGCTCGCCGCGGCATCCGGAGCCCGCGTGGTTCCGCGCGGTGCGGGCACGGGGCTCTCTGGCGGGGCGAACGCCGTGGCCGGCGGCATCGTGCTCTCGCTCGAGCGCATGACGCGCATCGTCGCGATCGATGCCGCCGAGCGGTTCGCGGTCGCCGAGGCCGGCGTCGTCAACGACACGCTGCGGCTGGCGGTCGCCGAGCAGGGCCTCTGGTATCCGCCCGACCCGGCGAGCTACCGCATCTCGACCATCGGCGGCAACGCGGCGACGAACGCGGGCGGCATCTGCTGCGTGAAGTACGGCGTGACCCGCGACTACGTGCTCGGCCTGCGGGTCGTGCTCGCCGACGGCGAGATCGTCGACCTCGGGCGGCGCACCGCGAAGGGCGTCACGGGGTTCGACCTCACCGCGCTCATGGTCGGTTCCGAGGGCACGCTCGGCATCATCACGCGGGTCACCGTGAAGCTCCTGCCGCTCGCGGGCCGTGAGGAACGCGCGATCGTCGGGGCCTTCCCCTCCCTCGTCTCGGCGGGGGAGGCCGTCGCGGCCATCAGTGCGTCGGGCATCGTGCCGTCGGCGCTCGAGATCCTCGACCGCACGTGCGTCGAGGCTGTGGACGCGTGGCAGGGGCTCGGGCTGCCGCACGGCGTCGACACGCTGCTGCTCGCGAAGGTCGACGAGGTCGGTGCGCTCGGCGAGCGGCACGCGGCATCCGTCGCCGGACTCATGGCCGAGGCGGGCGCGCTCTCGGTCGAGCAGGCGTTCGAGGCCGACGAGGTCGACCGGCTCTTCATCGCCCGACGCCTCGCCTACCCGGCGCTCGAGCGCCTCGGCCCGGTGCTCACCGAGGACATCTGCGTGCCGCGCGGCGCGGTGCCCGCGATGCTCGCGCGCATCCAGGCGGCTGCCGCCGAGTACGACGTCGTGATCGCGAACATCGCGCACGCCGGCGACGGCAACCTGCACCCGCTCATCATCGCGCCCGAGGGCGACGATGCCGCGAAGGCCAGGGCGAAGCTGGCGTTCGACCGCATCGTCGACGAGTGCCGCGAGCTCGGCGGCACGGTCACGGGCGAGCACGGCGTCGGGCTGCTGAAGCTGCCGGGTGCTCGCGCCGAACTGGGCGACCGGGTGCTCGCGATGCACGCGGCGATCAAGCAGGCGCTCGACCCGAAGGGCACGCTCAACCCCGGCAAGGGCTTCTGA
- a CDS encoding alpha/beta fold hydrolase, whose product MPTITSSDGVRLNYLESGDTMSRPVVLVAGFKAAATSWRYQVKPLERVGLRVIAFDRRGHGRSEVGPADGHTMRRHGADVRDLLEALDLHDATLVGQSMGANSIWAMLHESPDAAARVRDIVTVDQTPKMLNDVDWPHGFYDYVESNRDTYFATGIPDPGRFPAKAKGLVRIARILRAMELPKGGKPTFTDAELELLHDHAIADWRPAVAAASVPSFFIAGAESEFWPSAHAAASADLNALASSTVIEHDGHAANIEQPAKFNDALLAFLAR is encoded by the coding sequence ATGCCCACCATCACGAGCTCCGACGGCGTCCGCCTGAACTACCTCGAATCCGGCGACACCATGTCACGGCCCGTGGTGCTCGTCGCCGGCTTCAAGGCCGCCGCGACGAGCTGGCGGTACCAGGTCAAGCCGCTCGAGCGCGTCGGCCTGCGGGTCATCGCGTTCGACCGGCGCGGCCACGGCAGGTCGGAGGTCGGGCCCGCCGACGGGCACACCATGCGCCGGCACGGCGCCGACGTCCGAGACCTGCTCGAAGCGCTCGACCTGCACGACGCGACCCTGGTCGGGCAGTCGATGGGCGCGAACTCGATCTGGGCGATGCTGCACGAGTCACCGGATGCCGCGGCGCGCGTGCGCGACATCGTGACCGTCGACCAGACCCCGAAGATGCTGAACGACGTCGACTGGCCGCACGGCTTCTACGACTACGTGGAATCGAACCGCGACACGTACTTCGCCACCGGGATCCCCGACCCTGGCCGTTTCCCGGCGAAGGCCAAGGGCCTCGTGCGCATCGCACGGATCCTGCGCGCGATGGAGCTGCCGAAGGGCGGCAAGCCGACGTTCACCGACGCCGAGCTCGAACTGCTGCACGACCACGCGATCGCCGACTGGCGGCCCGCCGTCGCCGCGGCGTCCGTGCCGAGCTTCTTCATCGCCGGCGCCGAGAGCGAGTTCTGGCCCTCGGCGCACGCCGCGGCCTCCGCCGATCTGAACGCCCTCGCGAGCTCGACCGTGATCGAGCACGACGGGCACGCCGCCAACATCGAGCAGCCCGCGAAGTTCAACGACGCGTTGCTGGCGTTCCTGGCGCGCTGA